The following coding sequences lie in one Candidatus Omnitrophota bacterium genomic window:
- a CDS encoding phosphoglycerate kinase — MAKLTLKDIDIKNKVVLVRADFNVPLDANLNITDDIRIQATLPTLKYILENGAKKLVIMSHLGRPDGKPVAKYSLKPVVARLKELLGQNVLFLSDCVGDNIKQEIDKSKDRVILLENLRFHAEEEANDAGFAKQLASLADIFVNDAFGTAHRAHASTEGVTHFLKSAAGFLLEKEIKYLGSAVSNPQKPFMVILGGAKVTDKIGLIQNLLPKCDAILVGGGMAYTFLKAQGKQIGNSKLEKDKLDLAKSILDQAKKLNKEILLPIDNVVVDNIDPNALTEIVADNIPDGKIAVDIGPKTIKLFEGKLKFAKTIVWNGPMGIFEMDNFSKGTQSLAEFIATLKTTSIIGGGDTAAAIAKFKLEDKMSHISTGGGASLEFLEGKSLPGIAALTEK; from the coding sequence ATGGCAAAATTAACCTTAAAAGATATTGATATAAAAAATAAAGTAGTTTTGGTGCGTGCGGATTTTAATGTGCCGCTTGATGCCAACCTTAATATTACTGATGATATACGTATTCAGGCAACTCTGCCTACCTTAAAATATATTTTAGAGAATGGCGCAAAGAAGCTGGTGATTATGAGCCATTTGGGCCGTCCTGATGGCAAGCCGGTTGCCAAATACAGCCTTAAGCCGGTAGTAGCTCGCCTGAAAGAACTCTTAGGGCAAAATGTACTGTTTTTGAGCGATTGTGTAGGTGATAATATTAAGCAGGAAATCGATAAATCGAAAGATAGGGTAATTTTACTGGAGAATCTACGTTTTCACGCTGAAGAGGAGGCTAATGACGCTGGTTTTGCCAAGCAGTTAGCATCTTTGGCTGATATTTTTGTTAATGATGCTTTTGGTACCGCCCATCGCGCACACGCATCTACTGAAGGGGTTACACATTTCTTAAAATCTGCCGCAGGTTTTCTTTTAGAGAAAGAGATTAAATATTTAGGTAGTGCCGTGAGTAATCCTCAGAAGCCCTTTATGGTTATTTTGGGCGGAGCAAAGGTGACGGATAAAATCGGCCTTATTCAGAACCTGCTTCCTAAATGTGACGCCATTCTCGTCGGAGGAGGCATGGCTTATACGTTTCTAAAAGCTCAAGGCAAACAGATTGGTAATTCAAAGCTGGAAAAAGATAAGTTAGATCTAGCTAAATCAATTTTAGACCAAGCTAAAAAATTAAATAAGGAAATCTTGTTACCCATTGATAATGTGGTTGTGGACAATATCGATCCGAATGCCTTAACTGAAATTGTCGCAGATAATATTCCTGATGGCAAAATTGCCGTTGATATCGGACCAAAAACAATTAAGTTATTTGAGGGTAAATTAAAATTCGCTAAAACTATTGTTTGGAATGGCCCTATGGGAATATTTGAAATGGATAATTTTAGCAAAGGGACTCAAAGCCTAGCTGAATTTATTGCTACGTTAAAAACTACCTCGATAATCGGCGGAGGAGATACGGCAGCAGCAATTGCTAAATTTAAATTAGAAGATAAAATGTCACATATCTCAACGGGGGGAGGGGCAAGCCTGGAATTTCTGGAGGGAAAATCTTTGCCAGGGATTGCTGCGCTTACGGAAAAATAA
- the tpiA gene encoding triose-phosphate isomerase, translating into MRKTIIAGNWKMYKTINESINLANGLKRELFKLDFAKVDVVLCPVFTALNEVAEVLNETDIQLGAQDIYWQDEGAFTGEVSGLMLKDAGCQYVIIGHSERRQFFGETNETVNKKIKASLKHGLAPIVCVGENLQERESNNTFKVIKDHIENGLVDINVDDMLKIVIAYEPVWAIGTGKTATGQQAQEAHKFIRDLLKKIYGEEVASQVRIQYGGSVKPENIVELMGKPDVDGALVGGASLKTDSFSSIVTKASEVVK; encoded by the coding sequence ATGAGGAAAACAATTATTGCCGGAAATTGGAAGATGTATAAGACAATCAATGAATCCATTAATTTAGCCAATGGTTTAAAACGCGAACTCTTTAAATTAGATTTTGCGAAGGTTGATGTGGTGTTATGCCCAGTATTTACCGCTTTAAATGAAGTAGCTGAAGTTTTGAATGAAACGGATATCCAGTTAGGAGCTCAAGATATTTATTGGCAGGATGAAGGGGCTTTTACCGGAGAGGTTTCTGGGCTTATGCTTAAAGATGCCGGCTGCCAGTATGTTATTATCGGGCATTCTGAACGCAGGCAGTTTTTTGGCGAGACTAACGAAACTGTGAATAAAAAGATTAAGGCTAGCTTAAAACACGGATTAGCTCCTATTGTATGTGTGGGTGAGAATCTACAGGAAAGAGAGTCTAATAATACATTTAAGGTGATTAAAGATCATATTGAAAACGGTTTAGTTGACATTAATGTAGATGATATGCTTAAAATAGTAATTGCGTATGAGCCGGTTTGGGCAATCGGCACTGGTAAGACTGCCACCGGCCAGCAGGCGCAGGAAGCGCATAAGTTCATACGTGATTTATTAAAAAAGATTTATGGGGAAGAAGTTGCCAGCCAAGTTAGGATTCAATATGGCGGAAGTGTTAAGCCTGAAAATATTGTAGAATTGATGGGTAAACCGGATGTAGATGGAGCATTAGTGGGTGGAGCAAGCTTAAAGACAGATTCTTTTAGTTCAATAGTAACTAAAGCAAGCGAGGTTGTGAAATGA
- the gap gene encoding type I glyceraldehyde-3-phosphate dehydrogenase — protein MAVKVGINGFGRIGRLVARAILEKNSKNIELVAINDLTDAKSNAYLFKYDSVHGRFNGEVKATADDVISVNGKDIKVLSKRDPAELPWKDLGVEIVVESTGLFTIKKDGVNKKGKEVKGAENHITKGGAKKVVISAPAEGEDITIVMGVNESKYDPKNHHVISNASCTTNCLAPVAKVINDNWGIVKGLMTTIHSYTNDQRLQDMAHSDLRRARAAAVSMIPTSTGAAKAISLVIPELKGKLDGFAIRVPTPNVSVVDLSATLSKKVTVEELNAAFKAAAEGSMKEILGYTEDPVVSIDFNHCLLSSIVDAKITKVIQDDFIKVLAWYDNEWGYSNRVVDLCDYIVKKGL, from the coding sequence ATGGCAGTTAAAGTCGGTATTAATGGTTTTGGTAGGATTGGTCGTCTTGTGGCGCGCGCAATTTTAGAAAAAAATAGTAAAAACATAGAACTTGTGGCAATCAATGATTTAACTGATGCCAAAAGTAATGCCTATCTTTTTAAGTATGATTCTGTGCACGGACGTTTTAATGGTGAAGTAAAGGCAACTGCTGATGATGTAATCTCAGTTAATGGCAAAGATATTAAAGTTTTAAGCAAAAGAGATCCGGCTGAGCTTCCCTGGAAAGATTTGGGAGTGGAGATTGTAGTTGAATCCACAGGGTTATTTACAATTAAAAAAGATGGAGTGAATAAAAAAGGCAAAGAAGTAAAAGGCGCAGAGAATCATATAACTAAGGGTGGCGCTAAAAAAGTGGTTATCTCTGCTCCGGCTGAAGGAGAAGATATAACGATTGTTATGGGTGTTAATGAGTCAAAGTATGATCCTAAGAATCATCATGTAATTTCCAATGCTTCCTGTACCACCAATTGCCTTGCTCCTGTTGCTAAGGTTATCAACGATAACTGGGGTATTGTGAAGGGGCTTATGACTACGATACATTCCTATACTAATGACCAAAGATTGCAGGATATGGCACACTCAGATTTACGGCGTGCCCGCGCTGCTGCGGTTTCCATGATTCCTACTTCTACCGGAGCTGCTAAGGCAATATCATTGGTTATCCCGGAATTAAAAGGCAAACTTGATGGTTTTGCAATCCGTGTGCCTACACCTAATGTTTCGGTCGTGGATTTGAGCGCAACCTTATCTAAGAAAGTGACTGTTGAGGAGCTAAATGCTGCTTTTAAGGCAGCGGCAGAAGGCTCGATGAAAGAGATACTTGGATACACCGAAGATCCGGTAGTTTCAATTGATTTTAATCATTGTTTATTAAGCTCGATAGTTGATGCCAAAATAACTAAAGTTATTCAGGATGATTTTATTAAAGTGTTGGCCTGGTATGACAATGAGTGGGGTTATTCTAACCGTGTAGTGGATTTATGCGATTATATTGTTAAGAAGGGATTATAA